A genomic segment from Thermotoga neapolitana DSM 4359 encodes:
- a CDS encoding MazG nucleotide pyrophosphohydrolase domain-containing protein, with protein MVEKLLEIIEKSLEKCPWLERQSIDSLLDALASEVEEIRDAVKKKDLTNLEEEIGDLIYDAFLVGAVAQRDYGVDLERAIQRVVEKISHRKPWLFWDEKISLEEAERIWKERKSRG; from the coding sequence ATGGTAGAGAAACTCCTTGAGATCATCGAGAAAAGTCTGGAAAAGTGCCCCTGGCTGGAAAGACAAAGCATCGATTCTCTTCTCGATGCACTTGCCTCTGAAGTGGAAGAGATAAGGGATGCGGTGAAGAAAAAAGACCTGACCAATCTCGAAGAAGAGATAGGCGATCTCATCTACGATGCCTTTCTTGTGGGAGCTGTGGCCCAGAGAGATTATGGTGTTGATCTAGAGCGGGCCATTCAGAGGGTTGTGGAGAAGATCTCTCACAGAAAGCCCTGGCTGTTCTGGGACGAAAAGATCTCCCTGGAAGAAGCAGAGAGAATCTGGAAGGAGCGAAAAAGCAGGGGTTAA
- a CDS encoding AIM24 family protein, whose product MPFDGTLKWDVRTFGGLKSKLLGGEGLVCTFTGPGRVYIQTRNYPAFVDWIKSLVPRQTGSR is encoded by the coding sequence TTGCCCTTCGACGGTACACTGAAATGGGATGTCAGAACATTTGGAGGGTTGAAATCCAAACTTTTGGGCGGAGAGGGCCTTGTATGCACCTTCACGGGACCAGGAAGGGTGTACATCCAGACAAGGAATTACCCTGCTTTTGTTGATTGGATAAAGTCACTTGTTCCCAGACAAACAGGCAGCAGGTGA
- a CDS encoding KaiC domain-containing protein, which yields MIKRVKTGIPGMDEILHGGIPERNIVLISGGPGTGKTIFSQQFIWNGLQMGEPGIYVALEEHPVQVKKNMEVFGWKVDDFEKEGKFAIVDAFTGGIGEYAEKEKYVVKDIDDVRELAEVLKRAIRETQAKRVVIDSVTTLYITKPAMARSIIFQLKRILSGLGCTSLLVSQVSVTEKGFGGPGVEHGVDGIIRLDLDEIDGELKRSLIVWKMRGTSHSMRRHPFEITDKGIVIHPSEGGEEK from the coding sequence ATGATCAAGAGGGTCAAAACGGGCATACCGGGGATGGATGAGATCCTTCATGGGGGAATTCCAGAAAGGAACATAGTCCTCATCTCTGGAGGGCCAGGTACCGGCAAGACGATCTTTTCACAGCAGTTCATATGGAACGGGCTTCAAATGGGGGAACCTGGAATTTACGTGGCTCTCGAGGAGCATCCAGTACAGGTGAAAAAGAACATGGAAGTTTTCGGCTGGAAAGTTGATGATTTCGAAAAGGAAGGGAAGTTTGCCATAGTGGACGCATTCACAGGAGGGATAGGTGAGTACGCGGAGAAAGAAAAGTACGTGGTGAAAGATATAGACGACGTCAGGGAACTCGCCGAGGTGTTGAAAAGGGCAATAAGAGAAACCCAGGCCAAAAGGGTGGTGATCGATTCCGTCACGACCCTCTACATAACAAAACCGGCAATGGCAAGGAGCATCATATTCCAGCTCAAGAGGATCCTTTCAGGACTTGGTTGCACCTCACTCCTTGTGAGTCAGGTATCGGTGACGGAGAAGGGATTTGGTGGACCCGGTGTCGAACATGGTGTGGATGGAATCATCAGACTTGATCTGGACGAAATAGATGGTGAGCTCAAAAGAAGCTTGATCGTCTGGAAAATGCGAGGGACGTCTCACTCTATGAGAAGACACCCGTTCGAAATAACCGACAAAGGTATCGTCATACATCCTTCGGAGGGGGGTGAGGAGAAATGA
- a CDS encoding transcriptional regulator, which translates to MKLNFNPMTKEEIHQLETVLLVGTLFRKEVLEEIRNSSERLTWVDSLAVAAGAFARAKAGMTASEIAEELGRTEATIREHVKGETKAGKLVNETYELLKEGKLSVEGLIGEGVLATTTGDEKLQEIKKELEEVKQKLESVIQKL; encoded by the coding sequence ATGAAACTCAACTTCAACCCGATGACGAAAGAGGAGATTCACCAGCTCGAAACGGTTCTGCTTGTTGGTACTCTCTTCAGAAAGGAAGTGCTTGAGGAGATCAGAAACTCCTCTGAAAGGCTCACCTGGGTGGACAGCCTAGCGGTTGCGGCGGGAGCATTTGCAAGAGCAAAAGCCGGTATGACTGCTTCTGAAATCGCAGAGGAACTCGGAAGAACCGAAGCAACGATCAGAGAACACGTGAAAGGAGAAACCAAGGCAGGAAAACTGGTAAACGAAACCTACGAACTTTTAAAAGAAGGAAAGCTGAGTGTGGAAGGATTGATAGGTGAGGGTGTTCTGGCAACCACCACGGGCGATGAGAAACTCCAGGAGATCAAAAAAGAGCTCGAAGAGGTGAAACAAAAACTGGAAAGCGTCATTCAGAAACTCTGA
- the mgt gene encoding 4-alpha-glucanotransferase: MIGYQIYVRSFRDGNFDGVGDFKGLKGAISYLKELGVDFVWLMPVFSSISFHGYDVVDFYSFKAEYGDEKDFREMIEAFHDNGIKVVLDLPIHHTGFLHVWFQKALKGDPHYRDYYVWASEKTDLDERREWDNERIWHPLEDGRFYRGLFGPLSPDLNYDNPQVFEEMKKVVYHLLEMGVDGFRFDAAKHMRDTLEQNVRFWRYFLSDIEGIFLAEIWAESKVVDEHGRIFGYMLNFDTSHCIKEAVWKENFKVLIESIERALVGKDYLPVNFTSNHDMSRLASFEGGLSEEKVKLSLSILFTLPGVPLIFYGDELGMKGIYRKPNTEVVLDPFPWSENMCVEGQTFWKWPAYNDPFSGVSVEYQRRNRDSILSHTMRWAGFRGENHWLDRANIEFLCKEEKLLVYRLVDEGRSLKVIHNLSNGEMVFEGVRVQPYSTEVV, encoded by the coding sequence ATGATAGGCTACCAGATCTACGTGAGATCATTCAGGGATGGAAACTTCGATGGTGTGGGGGATTTCAAAGGATTGAAAGGTGCGATTTCCTACCTGAAAGAACTGGGTGTTGATTTTGTCTGGCTCATGCCCGTCTTTTCCTCCATTTCCTTCCACGGGTATGACGTGGTGGATTTTTATTCTTTCAAAGCCGAGTACGGAGACGAGAAAGACTTTAGAGAGATGATCGAGGCGTTCCACGACAACGGTATAAAAGTCGTTCTCGATCTTCCCATCCATCATACTGGTTTCCTCCATGTGTGGTTTCAGAAAGCCCTGAAAGGAGATCCACACTACAGGGATTATTACGTATGGGCGAGTGAAAAAACGGATCTGGACGAAAGAAGAGAGTGGGACAACGAAAGGATCTGGCATCCTCTGGAGGACGGAAGGTTCTACAGAGGACTTTTCGGTCCCCTCTCACCCGATCTGAACTACGATAACCCGCAGGTTTTTGAAGAGATGAAGAAGGTGGTTTATCACCTTCTTGAAATGGGAGTGGACGGATTCAGATTCGACGCAGCAAAGCACATGAGAGATACTCTGGAACAGAACGTTCGCTTTTGGAGGTATTTCCTCTCCGATATTGAGGGAATATTCCTTGCGGAAATCTGGGCAGAATCCAAAGTTGTGGATGAACACGGCAGGATATTCGGCTACATGCTAAATTTCGATACCTCACACTGTATTAAGGAAGCGGTGTGGAAGGAAAACTTCAAAGTGTTGATCGAGTCGATCGAAAGGGCCCTGGTTGGAAAAGATTATCTGCCGGTGAACTTCACATCGAACCATGATATGTCAAGGCTTGCGAGTTTCGAAGGAGGGTTGAGTGAAGAGAAGGTGAAACTCTCACTTTCCATTCTGTTCACGCTTCCCGGGGTTCCTCTCATATTCTACGGAGACGAACTGGGAATGAAAGGAATCTATCGAAAACCGAACACGGAAGTCGTGCTGGATCCGTTCCCCTGGAGCGAAAACATGTGTGTTGAAGGCCAGACATTTTGGAAATGGCCCGCGTATAACGATCCATTCTCCGGTGTTTCTGTTGAGTATCAGAGGAGAAATCGTGATTCGATTCTCTCACACACGATGAGGTGGGCAGGATTCAGAGGGGAAAATCACTGGCTGGACAGGGCAAACATCGAATTTCTGTGCAAAGAAGAAAAACTGCTCGTGTACAGACTGGTCGATGAAGGGCGTTCTCTGAAAGTGATACACAACCTGTCGAATGGTGAAATGGTGTTTGAGGGAGTGCGCGTACAACCCTACAGCACGGAGGTGGTTTGA
- a CDS encoding aminopeptidase, which produces MKMERKNVWHHRNREEIEAFSKEYMDFIGRAKTERLAVGEIRKFLEKEGFVPIEDFTGDPMDMAVYAVNRGKAIAAFRVVDDLKKGLNLVVAHIDSPRLDFKPNPLVEDEQIALFKTHYYGGIKKYHWFNIPLEIHGVLFKGDGEEVEIHVGDKPEDPVFTIPDLLPHLDKEDAKISEKFKGENLMLIAGTIPLSGEEKEAVKMNVLRILNEMYGISEEDFVSGEIEVVPAFPPREVGIDRSLIGAYGQDDRICAYTALRAFLESNPKKSIGVVFLDKEEIGSDGNTGAKARFYLRVLRQILKIQGARDSEFALDEVLERSAVISGDVCAAVNPPYKDVHDLHNAPRLGYGVALVKYTGARGKYSTNDAHAEFVARVRQVLNERNVIWQVATLGKVDQGGGGTIAKFFAERGADVIDMGPALLGMHSPFEISSKADLFETYRAYRALLEDL; this is translated from the coding sequence ATGAAGATGGAAAGAAAGAACGTCTGGCATCACAGAAACAGGGAGGAGATCGAAGCCTTCTCGAAAGAATACATGGATTTCATAGGCAGGGCAAAGACGGAGAGACTGGCAGTCGGAGAGATCAGGAAGTTCCTGGAAAAAGAAGGATTTGTTCCCATTGAAGATTTCACAGGTGATCCCATGGATATGGCAGTCTATGCGGTGAACAGAGGAAAGGCAATAGCGGCCTTCAGGGTGGTGGACGATCTGAAAAAGGGTTTGAACCTTGTGGTCGCGCACATAGACTCTCCCAGACTAGACTTCAAGCCTAATCCACTGGTGGAAGATGAACAGATAGCACTCTTCAAGACACACTACTACGGTGGTATTAAGAAGTATCACTGGTTCAACATACCTCTTGAGATACACGGTGTTCTCTTCAAAGGAGATGGAGAAGAGGTAGAGATTCATGTGGGAGATAAACCGGAGGATCCCGTTTTTACAATACCGGACCTTCTTCCACATCTCGACAAGGAAGACGCAAAGATCTCTGAAAAATTCAAAGGTGAAAATCTGATGCTCATCGCCGGTACCATTCCTCTCAGTGGAGAGGAGAAAGAAGCGGTGAAGATGAACGTTCTCAGAATCCTGAACGAAATGTACGGTATCTCAGAGGAAGATTTCGTGAGTGGTGAGATAGAGGTTGTTCCTGCCTTCCCACCCAGGGAAGTGGGAATAGATAGAAGTCTCATAGGGGCATACGGGCAGGATGACAGGATATGTGCCTACACAGCACTTCGAGCATTTCTGGAGTCAAATCCAAAGAAATCGATCGGTGTAGTCTTTCTCGATAAGGAAGAGATAGGAAGCGACGGAAACACCGGTGCGAAGGCAAGGTTCTATCTGAGAGTTCTCAGACAGATTCTGAAGATTCAGGGTGCCAGGGATTCAGAATTTGCCCTCGATGAGGTGCTGGAAAGATCAGCCGTGATCTCTGGAGACGTTTGTGCCGCTGTGAATCCACCTTACAAGGATGTTCACGATCTTCACAACGCACCGAGACTGGGATACGGTGTTGCCCTTGTCAAGTACACGGGCGCAAGGGGAAAGTACTCAACGAACGACGCCCACGCGGAATTCGTGGCTCGTGTGAGACAAGTCCTCAACGAAAGGAACGTTATCTGGCAGGTGGCAACGCTTGGAAAGGTCGATCAGGGTGGTGGAGGAACGATCGCCAAGTTCTTTGCCGAAAGAGGAGCAGATGTGATCGATATGGGGCCCGCTCTTCTCGGTATGCACTCTCCGTTTGAGATCTCTTCGAAGGCGGATCTGTTTGAAACATACAGAGCCTACAGGGCCTTATTGGAAGATCTGTGA
- the nth gene encoding endonuclease III, translating to MIEKIAKEIIERFPRDHKETDPFRVLISTVLSQRTRDENTERAARKLFEVYRTPEDLAKAKPEDLYDLIKESGMYRQKAERIVKISKIIVEKYSGKVPDTLEELLRLPGVGRKTANIVLWVGFRKPALAVDTHVHRISNRLGWVKTKTPEETEKALKRLLPEKLWGPINGSMVEFGRNVCRPVNPKCEDCFLKKHCEYYRKRRKDSEV from the coding sequence TTGATAGAAAAAATCGCAAAAGAGATCATAGAACGCTTTCCGAGAGATCACAAGGAGACAGATCCTTTCAGGGTGCTCATCTCAACTGTTCTGAGCCAGAGAACACGCGATGAAAACACTGAAAGGGCAGCAAGGAAACTCTTCGAGGTGTACAGAACACCTGAAGATCTGGCAAAAGCAAAACCTGAGGATCTCTACGATTTGATAAAAGAGTCGGGAATGTACAGGCAGAAGGCAGAGCGAATTGTGAAGATATCGAAGATCATCGTGGAAAAATACAGTGGGAAAGTTCCTGACACCCTGGAAGAGTTGCTGAGACTACCTGGCGTTGGAAGAAAAACGGCGAACATAGTGCTCTGGGTGGGATTCAGAAAGCCTGCTCTTGCGGTTGACACCCACGTTCACAGAATCAGCAACAGACTCGGCTGGGTGAAGACGAAAACACCTGAAGAAACAGAAAAAGCACTGAAAAGACTCCTTCCAGAGAAACTCTGGGGTCCCATCAACGGCTCCATGGTGGAGTTTGGAAGAAATGTGTGCAGGCCTGTGAATCCGAAGTGTGAGGACTGCTTTTTAAAGAAACACTGCGAGTACTATCGAAAAAGGAGGAAAGATAGTGAGGTATGA
- the bioB gene encoding biotin synthase BioB yields MKEILSMETRELILKASTMVRNSRLDICSIVNAKSGICDQDCKFCAQSSLYNTGVKRYPLLDEESILEKAKEAEKMGAVRFGIVTSGKRPTRDELLKIASIIEFLKVTTSLRICASLGTLEKDELSYLKDHGLDRYHHNLETSPGFFQNICTTHTFYDRVKTVENAKSIGLEVCSGGIFGVGESFEDRLELARILKDLEVDSVPINFLIPIKGTPFENFPELDVVERIKTIAAFRIVLGENVTIKIAAGREKLGDFQALAFFAGANGMIVGGYLTVKGRSYDDDRKLVEGLKELMGW; encoded by the coding sequence TTGAAAGAAATTTTGAGTATGGAAACAAGAGAACTGATTCTTAAAGCCAGCACGATGGTTCGCAATTCCAGACTGGATATTTGCAGCATCGTGAATGCAAAATCCGGTATCTGTGATCAGGACTGTAAATTCTGCGCTCAGAGCTCTCTCTACAATACTGGAGTGAAGAGATATCCTCTTCTAGATGAAGAAAGTATCCTTGAGAAAGCAAAAGAAGCTGAAAAAATGGGGGCTGTAAGATTCGGTATTGTCACCTCTGGAAAAAGACCCACCAGGGATGAACTGCTGAAAATAGCAAGTATTATAGAATTTTTGAAAGTAACCACCAGTTTGAGAATCTGTGCTTCTCTTGGAACCCTTGAGAAAGATGAACTCAGTTATCTGAAAGACCACGGTCTTGACAGATACCACCACAATCTGGAAACCTCACCGGGGTTTTTCCAAAACATCTGCACCACCCACACCTTTTATGACAGAGTGAAAACCGTGGAGAACGCGAAAAGCATCGGTCTTGAGGTTTGCAGTGGAGGGATATTCGGCGTTGGAGAAAGTTTTGAAGATCGTCTGGAATTAGCGAGAATTTTAAAGGATCTGGAAGTAGATTCTGTTCCCATCAACTTTCTCATACCGATAAAGGGAACTCCTTTTGAGAACTTCCCGGAGCTTGATGTTGTAGAGAGAATAAAAACGATAGCAGCGTTCAGGATCGTTCTCGGAGAAAACGTGACAATAAAAATCGCAGCAGGAAGAGAAAAACTCGGAGATTTTCAGGCACTCGCCTTTTTTGCGGGAGCAAACGGGATGATAGTGGGGGGTTACCTGACTGTGAAGGGAAGAAGTTATGATGATGATAGAAAACTCGTTGAGGGACTGAAGGAGTTGATGGGATGGTAG
- a CDS encoding diacylglycerol/lipid kinase family protein, with protein sequence MFLVYNPAAGGGKARKLWMKVKDLLERYEIDCEVAFTEKPGHAMELSRKAFESGHRKIVAFGGDGTMNEVVNGIFLGGFNLEEVTFGWIPFGSGKDWARTIGVPLMIEEAVKTLKDGRVFVQDLGVAEYESSNGEMKKRVFVNVAGLFFDGFVTHRTNLLRKKNRVSYFSRIFSSIIKYKPPVARIQVDERVWEKKIFSMNVGICKYNGGGMNQLPHAVPDDGLLAVTVINDIGKIRILANLYRVFNGTLLEHPGVEGYQAKKVTVEFQKKEPVELDGESFWTRKISFSVVPRVLRVLVKK encoded by the coding sequence GTGTTTTTGGTATACAACCCGGCGGCAGGCGGAGGAAAAGCCAGAAAACTCTGGATGAAGGTAAAAGACCTCCTGGAAAGGTATGAAATAGATTGCGAAGTTGCCTTTACGGAAAAACCGGGACACGCAATGGAACTTTCAAGGAAAGCCTTTGAAAGCGGCCACAGAAAGATCGTGGCGTTCGGTGGCGATGGAACGATGAACGAAGTGGTGAACGGAATCTTTCTTGGTGGATTCAATCTCGAAGAGGTCACGTTCGGCTGGATCCCATTCGGCAGTGGAAAAGACTGGGCAAGAACGATCGGTGTTCCTCTAATGATCGAAGAGGCAGTAAAGACCCTGAAAGATGGAAGAGTCTTCGTTCAAGATCTTGGTGTTGCCGAGTACGAATCGTCCAATGGGGAAATGAAGAAGCGAGTGTTCGTCAACGTTGCCGGACTCTTCTTCGACGGTTTTGTAACCCACAGAACAAATCTGCTAAGGAAGAAAAACCGTGTTTCATACTTTTCAAGGATATTCTCTTCAATCATCAAGTACAAACCGCCCGTTGCCAGAATCCAGGTAGACGAAAGAGTGTGGGAAAAGAAGATCTTTTCCATGAACGTTGGAATTTGCAAGTACAACGGTGGAGGCATGAATCAACTCCCACACGCCGTTCCGGACGATGGACTTCTGGCCGTTACTGTGATAAACGATATAGGAAAGATCAGAATTCTTGCGAATTTGTACAGGGTGTTCAACGGCACACTTCTGGAGCATCCAGGGGTAGAAGGATACCAGGCAAAAAAAGTGACGGTGGAGTTTCAAAAGAAAGAACCTGTGGAACTGGATGGAGAATCTTTCTGGACGAGGAAGATATCATTTTCTGTCGTTCCCAGAGTACTGAGGGTTCTGGTGAAAAAGTGA
- a CDS encoding Rqc2 family fibronectin-binding protein, producing MPLDGVLLYKVVQELKEIEGEHLRQIYQPTSVDYYFLFRSSTVRVCLKPDVSHISLAEREKASEKMPSSFTMLLRKELKGAKLLKVEQIGMDRSIRFVFEKLDEIEGAVQKELFVEIMGMHSNMILVKDGKIVDAHRRIVTRRREILPGKDFSIFPSGKTSIFDLKELPGESEKSVRNVLLSILEGFSPVSVEEVIHRAGYEPDVPWKDVERERIFEVLEEVKRELEIPGVFVYYEKGHPVEISAFRLTMLNLKERYFERPSEGINEFVGWKEEKSTFENTKNRLTRVIMKRIEDLEDLEEKLMREIAEVEKAQDYRRIGDLIVQNLWNIKGKSGEVELTDWETNEKIVVDVGKDPAQTAQKLYNTYKKLQRKKEQVEKRLKEISQEKEYLYQLWQTVDDAEDIETLEEIEEEMKEHGLLKEKSEKKRKEKTSRFRETSYMGFRILVGRNNKQNDELVRTSSKEDLWFHAHEMPGAHVVVKTGGKKVPWEVIEYAASLAAGYSKGKNSGKVPVDYTLIKYVRKPKGFKPGMVIYTNYKTIFVEPRRIEG from the coding sequence GTGCCGCTGGACGGTGTTTTGCTTTACAAGGTGGTTCAAGAGTTGAAAGAGATAGAGGGAGAGCATCTCAGGCAAATCTATCAGCCCACGTCGGTTGACTACTATTTTCTGTTTCGAAGTTCTACCGTGAGGGTGTGTTTGAAGCCGGACGTTTCTCACATCTCGCTGGCTGAGAGGGAAAAGGCATCCGAGAAGATGCCTTCTTCTTTCACGATGCTTCTGAGAAAAGAGTTGAAAGGTGCAAAACTTCTGAAGGTAGAACAGATCGGAATGGACAGGTCGATTCGATTCGTGTTCGAAAAACTAGACGAGATAGAGGGAGCCGTTCAGAAGGAACTCTTTGTCGAGATAATGGGTATGCATTCGAACATGATTCTCGTAAAAGATGGAAAGATCGTTGATGCACACAGAAGGATTGTGACGAGAAGAAGGGAGATCCTTCCAGGAAAGGACTTTTCAATCTTTCCTTCCGGAAAGACTTCCATTTTCGATCTCAAGGAACTTCCCGGTGAAAGTGAAAAAAGCGTTCGAAACGTTCTTCTCTCCATTCTGGAAGGCTTTTCACCGGTGTCTGTGGAAGAAGTGATCCATCGCGCCGGATACGAACCGGACGTTCCATGGAAGGATGTGGAACGTGAAAGAATTTTTGAGGTTCTCGAAGAGGTGAAACGAGAACTGGAGATCCCGGGTGTGTTCGTCTATTACGAAAAGGGACATCCTGTGGAGATATCTGCGTTCAGACTCACCATGCTGAACCTCAAAGAGCGCTACTTTGAGAGGCCCTCCGAAGGGATCAACGAATTTGTGGGCTGGAAAGAGGAAAAATCCACGTTCGAGAACACCAAAAACCGTCTTACTCGGGTGATCATGAAGAGGATAGAGGATCTTGAGGATCTGGAAGAGAAACTTATGAGAGAGATTGCCGAAGTAGAAAAAGCACAGGATTACAGAAGGATCGGAGATCTCATCGTTCAAAACCTCTGGAACATAAAGGGAAAATCTGGCGAAGTGGAACTCACAGACTGGGAAACGAACGAAAAGATCGTTGTGGATGTGGGAAAAGATCCCGCTCAAACGGCCCAGAAACTTTACAACACTTACAAGAAACTTCAGAGAAAGAAAGAGCAGGTGGAAAAAAGACTCAAGGAGATCTCCCAGGAGAAGGAATACCTGTATCAACTCTGGCAGACGGTCGATGACGCAGAAGACATAGAAACGCTTGAGGAAATAGAAGAGGAAATGAAAGAACACGGGCTTTTGAAAGAAAAAAGCGAGAAAAAGAGAAAAGAAAAGACTTCTCGTTTCAGAGAGACAAGTTACATGGGTTTCAGGATTCTTGTGGGAAGAAACAACAAACAAAACGACGAACTCGTGAGAACTTCCTCGAAGGAGGATCTGTGGTTTCATGCCCATGAGATGCCGGGTGCCCACGTGGTGGTGAAGACAGGGGGAAAGAAGGTGCCCTGGGAGGTGATAGAGTACGCTGCAAGTCTTGCAGCAGGCTATTCGAAAGGGAAAAACTCCGGGAAGGTACCGGTTGATTACACTCTCATAAAGTACGTGAGAAAGCCAAAGGGTTTCAAACCAGGTATGGTCATATACACGAACTATAAAACCATCTTTGTTGAGCCAAGGAGGATAGAGGGATGA
- a CDS encoding deoxyribonuclease IV, whose product MIKIGAHMPISKGFDRVPKDTIDIGGNSFQIFPHNARSWQAKLPTDEMATKFKREMKKHRIDWENAFCHCGYLVNLASPKEDIWQKSVDLLKTEVEICRKLGIKYLNIHPGSHLGTGEEEGINRIARGLNEVLNNTEDVIILLENVSQKGGNIGYRLEHLKRIIDLVDQKDRVAITYDTCHGFDSGYDITKKEGVESLLSEIENLFGLERLKMIHLNDSKYPLGAAKDRHERIGSGFIGEAGFAVFFSFKEVQRVPWILETPGGNEEHAEDIKKVSEIIEKYRIEVD is encoded by the coding sequence ATGATAAAGATAGGCGCTCACATGCCAATTTCGAAGGGATTTGATAGGGTACCGAAGGATACGATCGATATCGGAGGAAATTCCTTCCAGATATTCCCTCACAACGCAAGGTCCTGGCAGGCCAAACTTCCCACAGACGAAATGGCCACGAAATTCAAAAGAGAGATGAAAAAGCACAGAATCGACTGGGAGAACGCCTTCTGTCACTGTGGGTACCTTGTGAATCTTGCCAGTCCAAAAGAAGACATCTGGCAAAAATCCGTAGATCTTCTGAAGACAGAAGTAGAAATCTGCAGAAAACTGGGCATAAAATATTTGAACATCCATCCAGGAAGCCACCTTGGAACGGGTGAGGAAGAGGGAATAAACAGGATCGCCCGTGGACTGAACGAAGTACTGAACAACACGGAAGATGTGATCATTCTCCTCGAGAACGTTTCTCAAAAAGGAGGAAACATCGGCTACAGACTGGAACATCTGAAGAGAATCATCGATCTTGTTGATCAGAAAGATCGTGTTGCGATCACGTACGACACCTGTCATGGATTCGACTCAGGATACGACATAACAAAAAAAGAAGGTGTGGAATCCCTTCTGAGTGAGATCGAAAATCTTTTCGGGCTGGAAAGGCTCAAAATGATACACCTCAACGACTCGAAGTATCCACTCGGTGCGGCAAAGGACAGACACGAAAGGATAGGAAGCGGCTTCATAGGTGAGGCGGGCTTTGCTGTCTTTTTCTCGTTCAAAGAAGTACAGAGGGTTCCCTGGATACTGGAAACGCCTGGTGGAAACGAAGAGCACGCGGAGGACATAAAGAAAGTGTCTGAAATCATAGAAAAATACAGAATAGAGGTCGATTGA
- the mds gene encoding GDP-mannose:di-myo-inositol-1,3'-phosphate beta-1,2-mannosyltransferase: MKIGFLSRWGATCGVGMHAEILAREFVNMGHEVVVFAPTEESAKKEVKYYKRTEATDPDFVKREIYTEVDNVTEEGWVKEEEILKENLDLLIVETFWRVPVKPLTKLIEKLKIPVISVFHEANIFKAREVVKLPCDKIVVFDRRFYDEILEFYGIPREKVEVISYPVMKPYEVEPERPVGEDKFLFFSFGRQPVEEYCDFLNVLKKLKKRFDNVHYWIIRSDGKIEYEAEWITQWQKRPTVEKLYSYLKGSNVHLLPKGNTPNVVVSSTLYQVIASETPIVIRDSRFVETIETDAYGFGPIVKYRNIHDLAHKLELLMLDSELVEDIKKEARIFVEKYSGEKVAREFLELAKSINK, encoded by the coding sequence ATGAAAATCGGCTTTCTCAGCAGATGGGGTGCCACATGCGGTGTTGGCATGCACGCAGAGATACTCGCCAGAGAGTTTGTCAACATGGGACACGAAGTGGTGGTTTTCGCCCCGACCGAAGAAAGTGCCAAAAAGGAGGTCAAATACTACAAGAGAACCGAAGCCACGGACCCGGATTTCGTCAAGAGGGAAATTTACACGGAAGTGGACAACGTGACCGAAGAAGGCTGGGTGAAAGAAGAAGAGATTTTAAAGGAAAACCTGGACCTGCTCATAGTAGAGACCTTCTGGAGGGTTCCGGTGAAGCCTCTCACAAAACTCATAGAAAAACTGAAGATTCCTGTCATTTCCGTCTTTCATGAAGCGAACATATTCAAAGCAAGGGAAGTTGTGAAACTGCCCTGCGATAAAATCGTTGTGTTCGACAGAAGGTTCTACGATGAGATCCTCGAGTTTTACGGTATCCCAAGAGAAAAGGTGGAAGTGATCAGTTATCCTGTGATGAAACCCTACGAAGTAGAACCGGAAAGACCTGTTGGTGAGGACAAATTCCTCTTCTTCTCTTTCGGAAGACAGCCCGTTGAAGAGTACTGCGATTTCTTGAACGTTCTGAAAAAACTGAAAAAGAGATTCGACAACGTTCACTACTGGATCATCAGATCTGATGGAAAGATCGAGTACGAAGCGGAATGGATCACACAGTGGCAGAAAAGGCCGACCGTTGAAAAGCTCTACAGTTATCTGAAAGGATCGAACGTACACCTGCTTCCAAAGGGAAACACACCGAACGTTGTGGTCTCTTCCACCCTCTATCAGGTCATAGCAAGTGAGACTCCCATCGTCATCAGAGACAGCAGATTCGTTGAAACCATTGAAACCGATGCTTACGGATTTGGTCCCATAGTGAAGTACAGAAACATACACGATCTGGCACACAAACTGGAACTTCTGATGCTGGACAGCGAACTGGTGGAAGACATAAAGAAAGAGGCAAGGATCTTTGTGGAAAAGTACAGCGGTGAAAAAGTTGCCCGGGAATTTCTTGAACTTGCAAAATCCATCAACAAGTGA